In Acinetobacter wanghuae, the sequence TGCACCCCTTTTGCCACTTGCTTGGCAATGGGCTTCACCAAAAATGGCGCTTGAGTTGCGACTTTATCCATGACCAAATGCATGACCAACAAGGGCATCAATGAGCCTTCGGCATAATGCATCCAATAACGGAACTGCTGCTTTGACGTCGCATTCAAAGGCTGGAATAAGAGATTTTTATCATAGCTCTCCTGTAAATATTCCAAAATCACTGCAGACTCAGCTAAGACCTGATCCTGATCGACCAAGACTGGTGCTTTCCCCAAAGGATGCACCTGTTTTAAGCTCGGCGGCGCAGAAAAATTTGGCAGGCGCTTATACAATTGAATGTCATAGTCGAGCTCTAGTTCTTCCAATGCCCATAAAATTCGGAAGGAACGCGATTGCTCTAAATGGTGTAAAACCCGCATATTGGACTCAGTGTTCTTGTTGTTCTGAAGCCTCTGATCATAGCAAAGGCATTGGCTTTAAACCCAATGCCTTAACAAAGCGTTACCAAGAGCAGTTAAACCAAACTGGTTTTGATTTCAACACTACGCAATAAGGTCTTGGTCACCGGCGTCTTTTGACAAATGGCTAGAATCTTCTGTTTAAGCGCTTCATCCATGTCAGCCTTAAAGTTCAAGCGACGTTCAATCCATTCTTCACCTTCACGATTGGCATGGAATTCTGCTTCAACTTCAAATAAGCCCAAATCAATGTCTTTATGCTTAGCATACATTCTGAGAGTAATCATGGTGCATGAAATCAAACTTGCCACCAAAAAATCATAAGGTGCAGGTCCACTGTCCTTCCCCCCAAAGGATTCAGGCTTATCGGTAAGATAAACATGTTTGCCATGTTGAATTTCTCCCTGCCATGGGGTGTCTAGGCTCTGCACTTTCGCTGTTGCAACAATACCCATTTGGTACTCCTTATATTTATTTTTAAATCATTATTTTGAAGGACGCATCCCATCTGGAAATGCAGGGGCTTCCAAACGAGGTCCACTATATTCAGGAATTGAACCAAAACGTTCATGTGCTGCAACCCATTGTTCACGAGCTGTTTTCAGTTCTTCTGTAGTACGACCTACAAAGTTCCACCACAATAAAATAGGACTTTCAAAAGGCTCGCCACCGAGTAATAGCACACGACTATGGGCATGAATATCAACATCTACATGCGTAAGACCCGGCTCTAAAATCACCATATTGTCTTCATCTAATGCGTGCCCATTGATACTTGCTGTTCCTTCTAGCGCCATAAAACCATATTCAAATTTAGGATTGAGCGGCAAACGAGCATGCGTGTTCTCAGCAGCAAATAGATCTACACCTAAGAGTTCGCTATGTACTTTAACGGGTGATGTGGTTTTTAAATATTCACCCACCAATACCGTAAAATCAATGCCCTGCTCACTCACGATGGGCAGTTCAGGATAATGATCAAAGGCAGGCGCCATATTGATTTTATCATCAGGCAAAGCAATCCAAAGCTGTGCGGCATGCATTTTAGTTTCAGTGTCTGGCGCAACTTCGGTATGAGAAATGCCATAACCCGCAGTCATTAAATTGACTTGTTTGGGACGAATGAGCTGCTCTGTACCTAAGCTATCATTGTGTAGCATGGTGCCTTCAATCATCCAGGTGAAGGTTTGCAAACCAATATGCGGATGTGGACCCACATCTAAGCCGTCGCCTTGTGGAAAGCTCACTGGACCTGCGTGATCAAGGAAACACCACGCACCAATCATCCTTTTATGACGGCTCGGTAAAGCACGCTTAATGACAGTGCCTTGACCAATCTCAGCACGACGTAAAGTAAATTCTTGAATAAATTGATTTACATATTTTTTGCAGTCATCTGAGTGTGACAGTTCAGTATCGTTATTATGCGACATGATATTGGCTCAAAAAGCTAAAT encodes:
- a CDS encoding pirin family protein, which translates into the protein MSHNNDTELSHSDDCKKYVNQFIQEFTLRRAEIGQGTVIKRALPSRHKRMIGAWCFLDHAGPVSFPQGDGLDVGPHPHIGLQTFTWMIEGTMLHNDSLGTEQLIRPKQVNLMTAGYGISHTEVAPDTETKMHAAQLWIALPDDKINMAPAFDHYPELPIVSEQGIDFTVLVGEYLKTTSPVKVHSELLGVDLFAAENTHARLPLNPKFEYGFMALEGTASINGHALDEDNMVILEPGLTHVDVDIHAHSRVLLLGGEPFESPILLWWNFVGRTTEELKTAREQWVAAHERFGSIPEYSGPRLEAPAFPDGMRPSK
- a CDS encoding glutathione S-transferase, translating into MRVLHHLEQSRSFRILWALEELELDYDIQLYKRLPNFSAPPSLKQVHPLGKAPVLVDQDQVLAESAVILEYLQESYDKNLLFQPLNATSKQQFRYWMHYAEGSLMPLLVMHLVMDKVATQAPFLVKPIAKQVAKGVQAQFVQPRLKDHIDYLEGYLTQHEYFAGRFSFADIQMSFPLEALQSRLKNKYPAINAYLDRLGHRAAYFRAKSKEQNLK
- a CDS encoding OsmC family protein; its protein translation is MGIVATAKVQSLDTPWQGEIQHGKHVYLTDKPESFGGKDSGPAPYDFLVASLISCTMITLRMYAKHKDIDLGLFEVEAEFHANREGEEWIERRLNFKADMDEALKQKILAICQKTPVTKTLLRSVEIKTSLV